GGATGCTCGAGGCCCTCGAGGAAGTCCAGTACCTCCGACACCATGTTGGGCGGCGGCGTCTCCCAGCTCTTGACGGGCTCGACGGCGAGCCTCACTTCGCGCGCCGCGGCGTACTCCACCAGCTCTTCGAAAACGGAACGGGCTGCGTCGAAACGAGGTTTGATCCAGTCCTGCAGGGCGTCGCTCCAGATCGGCTCATCGGTGTCCGTGACCGGGAAGACCCCGTAGGGATAGATGAACGGCCCCGACATGATCGAGTCGCCGCCCAGGACCCGTGTGATGTCGACGCGGGACTTGAGGTACGACAGGGCTTGCCTGCGCTGCTCCTCGTAGGGCGATGTCGGGTCGAAGGTCCGGGTGGTCCCGACGTTGGTGGTGAACTTCACCGCCCCCAGCCCCGCCTTGTCGAACTCCTTCTTGAGACCGATGTAGCGGTCGACCTTGAGTTTGTGATCGACGGTCGTGGGCTGGGCGGCGATGTGCACGTCGAAGCCGTCGTAGCCCATGTCGGTGAGGGTCTCGAGGTGATCGATCAGGACCCGCGTGTACTGGGTGTCCAGCGGGCGCAGATCGGCCGTGAACATGAAGAAGCTGAAGTAGACGTCTCGTCCGAGTGCCGCGTTCATCGTCACCAACCCAGGACATCTGCGAGGTAGGCACGGGCTTTCTTGGCGTACTCGAGCGGGACGGCCTTGTTCGGATCCTGCTCCGCTTCCACGACCAGCCACCCCTGGTAATGCGCGTCTGCCAGCACTTCGAGGATGGGCCGGAAGTCGATCGCGCCCTCTCCGGGCACGGTGAAGACGCCCAGCTCGATGGCGTCCTGGAACGAGAGGCCTTCTTCGCGTACCCGGCTGACGACTTCGGGCCGGACGCTCTTCAGGTGGACGTGGCCGATGCGGTCGGCGTAGGCCCGGGCCACCTCCAGCGGGTCGTCGCCGGCGAAGGCCAGGTGGCCGGTGTCGAGCAGCAGGTGGACCAGGTCCGGATCGGTCGAGGCCATCAGCCGGCCGATGTCGGACCGGGTCATGACGCCCGTGCCCATGTGGTGGTGGTAGCTGAGCTTCATCCCGGCCGAGCCGGCGATCTTGCCGAGCTCGTCCAGGCCGGACGTCAGGGCGTCCCACTGGGCGTCGGTGAAGACCGGGCGATTGGCGAACACGTCCACGGGAAGCAGGTGCGACGAAGCGCCGAACTCGGCCACCACCAGCTCAGTGCCGCCCAGCGCCTTGATGTGGGCCAGCGTCTCCTCGAACGCGGCGATCGTCTTCTGCCGCATGTTGCCGATCGTGAAGTACGTACTCGTCCACGGTTCGGACACACTCAGGCCGCGCAGAGCGAGGGCGGCCTGGAGCTCGGCGGCGTCCGAGGGGTACTTGTGTCCGATACTGCAGCCCTGGAAGCCGGCCAGTGCCATCTCGCTGACGGCCTGGCCGAAGGAGATTCCGGCGTCGATCGCGGGGAAGTCGTCGTTCCACCACAGGGTGCAGCAGACGCCGAGCTTCACCTTCTCCGGGCTGAGGCGGTCGGCCAGATCCGTCATCTCGTCGCCCCTTTCAGGTACCGGTCCGCGATGCGGGGTGGCTGGGCCCAGGAGCCGTATCCGGGTGCCTTGGCACCTTGCGGATTGGCGCCGATGGCTCGCCACAGCAGCCCTTCCTGGTAGGAAGCGGCGGTGACCGTGGCGGTGCCTGACGCGGTGTCGGTCCCGAAGCGGTCGATCCACTCGGGCGGCAGCGCGTACCACATCCCGGCGTACCAGAGCTTGATCACATTGCGGGCCACCGGACCGAGCCGGTCGTCGCTGAAGATCCGATGGCGCAGGGCCCGGTCGAACAGAGCCGCGTCGATCGGGGTTCGGGCGTTGCTCGCGACATCGACGGCCGCGTCGGCCCGGGCTGCCCGGTGGGCGTCCAGGAGGGCGGAGACGACCTCGTCGCCGCAGGCAGACCGTACTTTCGCCAGGTAGTCGTCAGCCATGCCGGTGCCGAGCAGATCGGTCTCGGCGAAGGCGGTCAGGTCGACCGACAGGGAGATGAATTCCTCGAACGACGGGCCGGTCATCGTGTCACCGCCTGGCTCTTCGCACCGGCGCCCGGCGAGGTCGGCGTCTCGGATCCGACCGCGGCCGGGATCTCGAAGGTGGGGGTCGCGTGCAGGCCGTCACTGCCCGGCAGAGGGTTGCACACCAGCCGGTTGAACCCGTCGCGCAGGCGGAACATCGCGCAGACGGCGTCCTGCATCAGGCTCGGCCGCCCGTTGAACGCCTTGGTGAGCAGGGCCAGGAGGGCGCCGTACTCGGCGTTGAAGTCCCGGACGACACGGGCGAGTTCCGATCCGGGTGGGAAGTCGGTCAGCCGGGCGCTGACCTTCACGTTGTACACATCGCCCCAGGAAATGCTCAGCGCGGGCCCCGATGGCGCATCGGGCTCGTCACCCAGCTGGTAGTAGCGCCCGAGCTGCAGTTGCCGGAACCGGTAGTAGTGGGCCAGCTCCCCGTCCGCGTCGTAGATGCCCGAATCGAGGCCTTCGCCCTGGGCGGCGATGAAGTGCAGCGCCCGTTGGGCCGAGTCCAGGTCGGAGACGATGATCGCCTCCCCGCCGCCGGAGTAGAAGTACTCGGGCCCGACCTGCGAGGCGGGATCTCCGCGGAAGAGCCCGGGATCGTCGGCCGCCACCTTTTCGAGCCCTTCGATGATCTCTTCGTAGAACTCGCCGATGCTGTAGAAGCGCATCCCCTGGGTCGTGGGGCTGACGACCAGATGCCCCGTACCGCCGTCCGGTGTCTTCGTCAGCCGGGAGCCGGGGCTGGGGGCCCTGGCCGGCCGCTCGATCTTGCAGAACGTCTCCACCGCCTCGGGGGAGAAGGGCCGCAGGTCGACGGTGAAGTCCTGCTCCCCGTCGGGCAGGTAGGCCGGATAGGACGGCACGAAGCCGGGGCGGCTCAGGTCGGGTTTCCCGCCGATGGCGTTCATGACGTTGGCGACGAGGGTGAGATGCAGCATCTCCTCCACCACGGCCACCCGGATGATGTGGGCGGCGTCCGAGTTGGTGGTGGAGCGTATGGAGTAGTACGCCGTCAGGTACGGGGGAATGGTCGCGTGCTCGAGCGCCAGCGCCGCGTCCAGGTAGCTGATGAGGTCGTCGCGGTTCTCGATGGTCGTCGCGGTCATCGGGCCACCTCCTCCATGGTCGCCGCGTTGCGCGGGTGGGAGGTGACGTGGAACGGCGCGGTTTCGTCGTCGAGCTGGGCCAGCATGCCGCGGGCGCTGCGCAGGCACAGGGCGGCGACGGTGAGCGTCACGTTCGACGTGCCCACGGTGGGCATGCTTCCCCCGCCGACCATGTACAGGTTCTCGTAGTCCCAGCACCGCTGATCGGCGTTGACCACCGAGGCCGACGGGTCGTGGCCCATCACGTGGGTTCCGGCGAGATGGTTGCCCCCGCGGATCTCGTACCCCTCGCCGTCGTGCACGGCGTAGCCCCAGAAGTTCGGGTTGTACGCCGTATGGTCCTCGGCGCCGAGGCGGGCGAAGATCCGTTTCGACAGCTGCCGGGCGTAGGCCACGCCGCGCATCGTGTAGTCGGGGATGTCGTAGGTGAGGACGGGCCGCATGTTCCCCAGCGCGTCGGTGAAGTCCGGGCTGACGGTGACCCGGTTGCTCGGGTCGGCGGGGACCTCCACCATGAAAGCCAGCTGCAGCTGGCGGGACACCCGGTCCACCAGGCCCTGGCGGAGGGACTCGCCGTAGCGTCCACCGGAGTCGACCAGTTCGAGGAGATCCGTCATCGGCGCGCCCCGCGCCCAGCCCCAGCCGTCGTTGTGGATGTCGACGGTGAACGCCGCCTGGTGGCTGCGGAAGCGGCCGCCGCGCAGGTCGGTGATGCCGCCCGTGCAGATCGTGCCGCGGAAGGTGCCGGCCACCTCCGGCAGCAGGCCCCACGCCAGCAGATAGGCGTGGTCCATGAAGTTCCGCCCCATCAGGCCGCTCGAACCGCGCAGTCCCGAGGCCAGCATCAGCCGCGGGTTCTCCACCGCGTTCGCGGCGAGCACGAACAGCCGGCCGCGGGCTCTCATCGTGGTGAAGCCGGGACGGTCGGGCCGGTCGTAGCGGCGGTACTCGATCTCGGTCACCCGGTGTGTGTGCTCGTCGATGTGCACCTTGTGGGCCACCGCCTGTGCCACCAGGTCGACCCGGCCGCTCCGCAGGGCCACCGCGAGGGTCTTGCCGGCGTTGTACTTGGCCTGCACGGGGCAGATGGGCACGCAGTTGTTGTTGCCCTGGCACCGCTCGCCGACCTCGACCTGGTACGCGCTCACCGCCCCTTGCGGCACATAGCCCTTCCCGCCGTCGTAAGCAGGGTTCGGTATCCCGTTGCGGCCCTGTGGGAACGGCCGCACCCGCAGCTCCCGCCGCTCTCCGTCGAGCTCGACCGGCATCCCGTCGAGATCCCTTGCGACCGTCTGGTCCAGGAAGGACAGGGGCAGTCCCTTCATGGGGAACACATAGCCCTCGTCGAAGGTGATCCCGAGATAGGCCTGGTCCTCCACGTCGGCCGAGACGCCGATCTCGCGTTCGGCCTCGTTGTAGTACGGGGCGAGGTCCTCGTAGGTGAGCGGCCAGTCCGCCCCCTGGCCGTAGAGCGTCCGCATGCGGAAGTCCTCGGGCAGCATCCGCAGCGCCTTGCCCTCCCAGTGCATGGTGGTGCCGCCGAGGACTCGGGTATAGGTCGTGTCGGTGGCGAAGGGCCCGCTCTGGACGATGTAGGACGAGGCGTCGGGCGCACCCGGAGTGATGCGCCGGACGTCGGTGCCGCGGGGCATCGGGGCGTTGGGGACGGCCGGGTAGGGAGCCTGGTTGTCCTTGCTGATGGCCGAGTAGAACCGGTTCAGGTAGTCCTCGTAGCCCCTCAGGGTCAGGTCTTCGGCCGGACCCGCTTCCAGGATCAGCACTCTCCTGCCCGCCTCGCTGAGCCGCAAGGCGATCAGAGCGCCGCAGATCCCGCCGCCGACGATGACGGCGTCGTAGACGTCCTCCGCCGCCGACACGGGGTCGGTGCGCTTCGCCGCCCCTTGGGGAAACTTCTCGTACATGGGGCAGTCAATCCTCCTCTGCCAGGCTGGGCCGGGACGGGCGCGGCGGCCGGCGTTCGAGTCGGCCGGTCACCGTCGGAGGCTCTCGGCCCTGGCTGCATGGCGGACGGGTGGGCGGCGCGGCGCCTTGCGCACGCTGCACCGGCGGCCGGCGGTGCCGTCGAACCGCTCGGAGGGCTCCGTGTGGTCGCTGTGCTGAAAGGCGGCGCTCAAGAATGGCCTCACCGGCGGCCGTCCGGGCGGTGACGGCCACCGCCGAGGACGTCGGCGCGCCTCTGCCAGGCCGGGCGAGGAAGGGGTCACCCGGCGGCCGAGGATCGCTGAAATCGAAACCGTCGCCGGCCGTCTCCCGCGCATGATCGACGAGATGTCCCGGTGCGTGATCGGCACGAGCGACGGCAGACCGACCGCGTCCCGGGGGGACGGGAGGCCTGGGCGCCGGCCTGCGCTCGGGAAGCGCCGGACGGCCGTTCGGCGCGGGCGCGCATGTCGGACGTGGGGGACTCGGGCATTTCCGAACTCCGTCACCTTTCAAGCGGATCCGTCGGATCCGGCCTGCTGCCGGCTTCCTGATCACGCTGGGGGGAAAGGGCGGGAATCGAGTGCGCTCATGGGCCGCCGCCACGAGTACGTGGGATTCCGGCGCGAGCATGCCGGAGGCACGGCTCAGCAGAGCGCAGATCGTTCTTGGGGACTTTCTATGGTCAAGCGGCGAGTGGTGTCGCTGCCGGGAACCCGGGCGCGCAGACCAGTGCCGCATCCACAACCATACGCGCGATCCCGCAAGATCGCCGTATGGGCCAGGGGCCTATGCCACAGGTCGACCCGGCCGGCCCGCGGCATGGCGTCCCCGTCACCGCACGCCGAGGGCTGCACCGGTGCGACAGACATCTCACGGGTCACGCGCGCGGAGAGCGGGAGTCACGAGACAGCGCTTGGCCGGGCGAGTCGCCGGGCGCTGAGTCGCCATCAGGGAAGCCTCGCGTCAGTGCGCTTGTGAGAGGCGGCCAGCCGCGAGGTGACTTTGGCGGTGGCAGGGTTCCCGCCGGGCAGAGCGGGCCTGTGCGACGGCTGTGCGGCTGACCGCTTCTCAGGCTCCCTTCCCCGAGGGGACCTGAGCGGCGGTCGAGCACCCACCTGATCAGCGCGGCATGGGTGACCGGACTTCCGCGGGCTCTGTGGGCTCTGGTGATGTCGAAGCGCCGCGGGCAGGCCACCGTACCCCGGAGGCCGGTACGAACCGACGCGCGGAGGCCCGTGGACGATGAGAGCCCGCCCGGAAGTCCACAGCTCAACTACCGGCCTGCAGTGGGTCTCCGCACCCGCGCCCGGGCTGCGCGGGAACCGACCTCCGGCCAGGCCGGGCGGCCGTGTTGCGCTCCACTCCACGAGTGCTTTGATGGACATGAAGGCATACGTGCAAGCTGGTGTTCGCGAGGCCGATGCCATCGACGCGGGGCGGGGATATCGCCTAGTTGCAGCGTGGAGCCGGGGCGCACATGCGATGCGCGGCACCACGAGCACAATCCGCTGATCTCTATGCGCGCCACCACTCGACGTCCGCCGGACGTCCCGTCAGCAATGGGCCGCGCGGAGGGAACGGACCTCATGTCCACCAAGGTCATCCGTCATCCGGAAGGCAAGGCACGGCCACACAGTGCCCCCTGGTACACGCTGTACCCGAGACGGTGGTCGTCCCGGACCTCACGGGCGGTGGGCAGAAAATGGCGCAAGATCAGGACTGAAAGGGAGGCGCGCAGGAGCATCGTCCCCAACCGGAATTGGCGCTCCTGGAACTTTTCAATGGGTCCCTGGCTTTACATGTACGCTTTCCTGGGGACTGTTCTGCTTTTCGCTTGGATAGGACTGGCCCTTTATGATTTCTACAGGTATGGGCCGGATAATGATACCAAGCTGCACAAGTACCTCGACTCCCTCTGGTTCGACGCCGTCAACCACGTCGTAGGCCCTGTTCTGACGGGCTCCCTGCTACTGGCCTTTTTCCTTCTCTACTGGTATCACAAGACCAAGAAGCCGCTCGTCGACAAGGCGCGCACGCGTCCTCATGAACTGGTCCCCACGGCCGGCACCCTCGTCAACAGGATCGTGGGGCGCCGGGAACTGTCGCAGGTGATGGCGCAGACCCTCCGCAGCCGGAAAACACGGAAGCCTTATCTGCTCGTCGGCGGTGTGGGTGTCGGCAAGACGGCGGTTCTGGTCGAACTCACCCGCATGCTGGCACAACAGTCCGCCGTTCCGGTGCCCATCAGTCTGCGCCATGTGAAAGGCGACGGCGAACTCGACTTCGAGGAGATAGCACGGCGTCGTTTCGAGGAAGAGGCAGATCAAGGGGTACTCGCCGGCAGCAACATCGACAAGACGTGGCGGCAGTTGAGGCTCGACGACAAGGCCGTCGTCATCGCCGACGGTCTCGAGGAGGCGCTTCTGGACGAGAAGTACCAGGAGGACCGCGACAACATCATCCGCCGGGCGATAGAGCGCGCGGATCGGCAAAAGCTCCCCCTGGTCATCGCCTCGCGCCCGCACGCGCCGCTCGAGGGCACCCGGGCCGCGATCGCCAACCTCGAACCGTTGAGCGAGGAAGCGGCCCTGGAGTACCTGATACGCGAACCCGGTGACTCGGACGAGCGCCGACTGGACTGGGTGGTGGAGACCGCCCAGGTCACGGACTCGCCGATCTACCTGCGCATCGCCCGTCTGCTGCAGCAATGCGGTCTCCTGGAGCACCTGACCCTGCGCGAGGAAGATGGTTGCCTGGACACACGCAGCAACGACTGCTCCACTCTCAGACTCGAGCTTCTGAACACCTATCGACAGGCCATCGAAGACGGACGCATATTCGACCGTCTGGTGATGGACCGCAATGAACGCCAGGAAACGATGTGGGTCGTGTCGGCCCTGGCCTGCCTCGGACTGTTGCAGGACAGTATCGAGGTGACGTTCGATGAATTCATCAGCGCGCACTTGTATGATCTTTGCGAGCGCAGGGAATCTCAGGAAATGGAGGAGGAGTCGCCTCTGGATCCTCAGCGACACGGAGTGCACCTCACCATTTCCCCGAAGCAGCGTGACGCGATATGGGGCGTGTTGCACCGAAAAATCGGTTCACTGCCGTGGCTCGACACCCTGAACTACCCCGTCGAGTGTCGTACCGAATTGGCGAGATACACCGCCAATGGGCAGCTCCTCGGACTGGTCTACGGCTGCAAGAACAAGGTTCGGTTCCCGCACAGCATCCTCCAGGCCTATCTGGGATATCGCCTGCTGAGGGAGATGAAGGACGACGAGATCGCCGCGGTCGTCAAACCGGCTCTGAACAGCCCGGGGCCGTCCCGGGAACTGCTCATCGCCCTGGTGCTCCTCTCACGTCAGCAGGCGGATCCCCGCGCCACCCGGCCGGCCACCGCCGCCCGCACCCGGAACAGCCACGGAACGCCGAGACTCTCCGAGCTGCTGAGCGACGCCGCAGAGGGCCGGCACGACGCGAAGTACTTCGACCTGTACGCCGCTGCCCTGGAGATCGACTGTGTCGATCCGGATCCCATACAGGACAAGCTGGCCCGTGATCTGGAAGAGCAGTGGCCGAGCCTCGACATCAGAGGCGATCAGCGGACCATTGAGGACGCGAAACTGCGGTTGGTCCGGCGCTTCGGAGCCGCACTGCGTGAGCGGAACCGCCGCGGCAAGGGCAACCATGCGCTGCCCTACAAGCGCCTCTTCGACATCGGTGCGCATGAGTCTTCGCGTCCGGTGCGGATCGCGATCGCACACCAAATAGCCGCCGGTGGCGATGCGGCCTTCCAGGTCCTGCGCACGGAATTCCCGCTCGGCACCGACCCGATATTGCAGTACCTGGAAAAAATTCGCGAAGCGAAGGAGGAGCTCGACCGCGAATACACTGCTTGGCTCAAAGAAGTGGATGCGAACCCTGCTGCCGACCTGGAGGCGGAGGAAAGGAGACAGCGGAAGCACGACCGGATCGTGGAGGAATACGAGCGGAGCCGCATCACATGGTGGCGCCACTTCGCCCTGCGGGCCTGGCTCGTTCCCATGATCGTCGGGTCGGTCTCCGAGAAGTACCGTGACGAGGCCAAGGAGCGGCTGAGCCTGTGGTTGGACAACCTGACCGTGCAGGCCGGCCGGCGGACCCCGCCCATGCCGTTCTCTCTGGAGAACGCCTTGGCGCAGGGCTTCAAGAACGCGGCGAACCGCAGAAGACGGCACCCGGACGCCTACCAGGAGACCCGGGCGTATCTGGTGCAGCAGGCGGAGAAGATGCTCACCCGCAGTCGCTACTGGTACGCGCAGCTGAGTCTGATGCAGGCACTGTGCCTGTGGGAGCTCCCCGACACGCTTGGACACAACGGCGGAGTGGGCGCGGCGAACGGGCAGGGCCACCGGCCCGCACCACCGCCCACGAGCGTCACGGCGGACGGCGACATGGCGTCCGACGGCCCCATGGAGCCGATGAGGTCGGTCTCCCGTTGGCTCGCGATGGCGGGCAGTGCGCACGAGACCGAACCCCCCGTCGGCGACCCGCAGGAACGTCATGCCCAAAGGGTCCTCCACCCGTTCGTCGCCGAGGCCGGCGACCTGATGACCCTGGCCCTCGAGACGGGACACCCCGAGCGGTTCATCTGGATCGACGAGAACGAGACCACGGACAACGTCGGTTCCACCCCGGCTGACCCGGAGCGCTACCGCAAGCACAACCTGTGGATCGCCCCGTCCGTCGGCTGGAGCATCCTGCACCCGTGGGCACAACGCCTTCTCGCCGACGTACTGGTGATGCTCAATCTCACCGAGGGCGACGAAACCCCGGACGACATCGAGGAACGTCTGAAACGCGCGAACAGGAACGACCTCCCGTACTGTCTCACCCACGACCGCAGCCGGCTTCACCCGGAACGCAGTGTCGGCCGGGCCGAGAGGGATGGCGCCCGCACCACGTGCGTGTCCCCGTGCGAGTTCCGTCTGTGTCCCTACCCTCCGCAGGCCGGAAAGGCGCAGACGGAGATGGCGGAGCTGTTCTGCCGGCAGCAACAGGCGCTTCTGCACAGCCGCTTCCGCTGGCATCTGCCGGCCGTCAGCCGTCGCACCGCGCCTTGGGTGAGCATCCCCGTCAAGGAGTTGGACGCCTTCTGGGAAGAGATGGCCAACCGGAACCGCAAGACCACCGACGAGGACGACCACCTCCTCTGAGGTGACCGGTGCGGTGGGCCGGCTCTCGGCCGCCCGGCGTGATCTGCCGGCTGCCGGCGCACAGCGCGGGCACGGGGCCGACGAGCGGCAGCGCAACCTACAGATCAGGCTGATCAAGGGGTATTCGGGTGAATCTCACACCGACGGGGGCCGCGATGAACGGCTACCCACTCATCGAAAACCACGGTCTCATCGGCGACCTGCAGACCGCGGCGCTCGTCAGCACCGACGGCGTGGTCGACTGGTTCTGCTCCCCGCGCTTCGACTCGCCGAGTGTCTTCGGGGCGCTGCTGGACAAGGACAACGGCGGGCACTGCACGGTACGGCCGGGGCAACAGAGCTATGCGACCAAGCAGTTGTACCTGCCCGACACGGCGGTGCTGGTGACCCGGTTCATGACCGAGGCGGGTGCCGGCGAAGTCGTCGACTTCATGCCCGTGACCGGTACGAACGTCACCACCTGCCACCGGCTGGTGCGTCTGATCCGGTGTGTGCGCGGCACCATGGCGTTCCAGGTGGAGATCGCTCCGCGGTTCGACTACGGCCGGAGGAAGCACGACTTGCACCTCACCCAGAACGGAGCGGTCTTCGCCGCGGACGACGGCACGGAGCTCACCGTGCACCCCATCTGTGAACCGGAGGACCAGCGGCTCCTCGACGTTCTCACGGACCAGGGCGCCGACCTGAACCTGTCGCTGACGCTGCACGCCGGTCAGCAGCGCGGGCTGATCCTGGAGATGGGCGCCGAGGGGCCACCCGACGAGGTCCGCCAGGACACGTACCATCGGCTCTTCGACGAAACCGTGACGTTCTGGAGATCCTGGCTGGCGCAGTCGCGCTACACCGGACGCTGGCGCGAGATGGTGGAGCGTTCCGCGATCACACTGAAGCTCATGACCTTCGCGCCCAGCGGCGCCGTGGTGGCCGCTCCGACGACGGCTCTCCCGGAGCAACTGGGCGGCGAACGCAACTGGGACTACCGCTTCACCTGGATCCGTGACGCCTCCTTCTCGGTGTACGCCCTGCTGGGACTGGGCTTCACCCAGGAGGCAGGGGCGTTCA
This genomic interval from Streptomyces sp. NBC_00557 contains the following:
- a CDS encoding ferritin-like domain-containing protein: MTATTIENRDDLISYLDAALALEHATIPPYLTAYYSIRSTTNSDAAHIIRVAVVEEMLHLTLVANVMNAIGGKPDLSRPGFVPSYPAYLPDGEQDFTVDLRPFSPEAVETFCKIERPARAPSPGSRLTKTPDGGTGHLVVSPTTQGMRFYSIGEFYEEIIEGLEKVAADDPGLFRGDPASQVGPEYFYSGGGEAIIVSDLDSAQRALHFIAAQGEGLDSGIYDADGELAHYYRFRQLQLGRYYQLGDEPDAPSGPALSISWGDVYNVKVSARLTDFPPGSELARVVRDFNAEYGALLALLTKAFNGRPSLMQDAVCAMFRLRDGFNRLVCNPLPGSDGLHATPTFEIPAAVGSETPTSPGAGAKSQAVTR
- a CDS encoding ATP-binding protein gives rise to the protein MSTKVIRHPEGKARPHSAPWYTLYPRRWSSRTSRAVGRKWRKIRTEREARRSIVPNRNWRSWNFSMGPWLYMYAFLGTVLLFAWIGLALYDFYRYGPDNDTKLHKYLDSLWFDAVNHVVGPVLTGSLLLAFFLLYWYHKTKKPLVDKARTRPHELVPTAGTLVNRIVGRRELSQVMAQTLRSRKTRKPYLLVGGVGVGKTAVLVELTRMLAQQSAVPVPISLRHVKGDGELDFEEIARRRFEEEADQGVLAGSNIDKTWRQLRLDDKAVVIADGLEEALLDEKYQEDRDNIIRRAIERADRQKLPLVIASRPHAPLEGTRAAIANLEPLSEEAALEYLIREPGDSDERRLDWVVETAQVTDSPIYLRIARLLQQCGLLEHLTLREEDGCLDTRSNDCSTLRLELLNTYRQAIEDGRIFDRLVMDRNERQETMWVVSALACLGLLQDSIEVTFDEFISAHLYDLCERRESQEMEEESPLDPQRHGVHLTISPKQRDAIWGVLHRKIGSLPWLDTLNYPVECRTELARYTANGQLLGLVYGCKNKVRFPHSILQAYLGYRLLREMKDDEIAAVVKPALNSPGPSRELLIALVLLSRQQADPRATRPATAARTRNSHGTPRLSELLSDAAEGRHDAKYFDLYAAALEIDCVDPDPIQDKLARDLEEQWPSLDIRGDQRTIEDAKLRLVRRFGAALRERNRRGKGNHALPYKRLFDIGAHESSRPVRIAIAHQIAAGGDAAFQVLRTEFPLGTDPILQYLEKIREAKEELDREYTAWLKEVDANPAADLEAEERRQRKHDRIVEEYERSRITWWRHFALRAWLVPMIVGSVSEKYRDEAKERLSLWLDNLTVQAGRRTPPMPFSLENALAQGFKNAANRRRRHPDAYQETRAYLVQQAEKMLTRSRYWYAQLSLMQALCLWELPDTLGHNGGVGAANGQGHRPAPPPTSVTADGDMASDGPMEPMRSVSRWLAMAGSAHETEPPVGDPQERHAQRVLHPFVAEAGDLMTLALETGHPERFIWIDENETTDNVGSTPADPERYRKHNLWIAPSVGWSILHPWAQRLLADVLVMLNLTEGDETPDDIEERLKRANRNDLPYCLTHDRSRLHPERSVGRAERDGARTTCVSPCEFRLCPYPPQAGKAQTEMAELFCRQQQALLHSRFRWHLPAVSRRTAPWVSIPVKELDAFWEEMANRNRKTTDEDDHLL
- the iolE gene encoding myo-inosose-2 dehydratase, whose protein sequence is MTDLADRLSPEKVKLGVCCTLWWNDDFPAIDAGISFGQAVSEMALAGFQGCSIGHKYPSDAAELQAALALRGLSVSEPWTSTYFTIGNMRQKTIAAFEETLAHIKALGGTELVVAEFGASSHLLPVDVFANRPVFTDAQWDALTSGLDELGKIAGSAGMKLSYHHHMGTGVMTRSDIGRLMASTDPDLVHLLLDTGHLAFAGDDPLEVARAYADRIGHVHLKSVRPEVVSRVREEGLSFQDAIELGVFTVPGEGAIDFRPILEVLADAHYQGWLVVEAEQDPNKAVPLEYAKKARAYLADVLGW
- a CDS encoding sugar phosphate isomerase/epimerase family protein, whose amino-acid sequence is MNAALGRDVYFSFFMFTADLRPLDTQYTRVLIDHLETLTDMGYDGFDVHIAAQPTTVDHKLKVDRYIGLKKEFDKAGLGAVKFTTNVGTTRTFDPTSPYEEQRRQALSYLKSRVDITRVLGGDSIMSGPFIYPYGVFPVTDTDEPIWSDALQDWIKPRFDAARSVFEELVEYAAAREVRLAVEPVKSWETPPPNMVSEVLDFLEGLEHPQGGVTIDTAQVVMESQGPSVFKKNVARAMRQNRLYYVHISAPDRGAVKDSWIPWDIISDEIEPVYRGPYLIEVFNAIPPFDSSMRMARRRFWRPGEDDPVPGRDSAYDVAKAALEELRERTTQPRRGLEC
- a CDS encoding GMC family oxidoreductase — protein: MYEKFPQGAAKRTDPVSAAEDVYDAVIVGGGICGALIALRLSEAGRRVLILEAGPAEDLTLRGYEDYLNRFYSAISKDNQAPYPAVPNAPMPRGTDVRRITPGAPDASSYIVQSGPFATDTTYTRVLGGTTMHWEGKALRMLPEDFRMRTLYGQGADWPLTYEDLAPYYNEAEREIGVSADVEDQAYLGITFDEGYVFPMKGLPLSFLDQTVARDLDGMPVELDGERRELRVRPFPQGRNGIPNPAYDGGKGYVPQGAVSAYQVEVGERCQGNNNCVPICPVQAKYNAGKTLAVALRSGRVDLVAQAVAHKVHIDEHTHRVTEIEYRRYDRPDRPGFTTMRARGRLFVLAANAVENPRLMLASGLRGSSGLMGRNFMDHAYLLAWGLLPEVAGTFRGTICTGGITDLRGGRFRSHQAAFTVDIHNDGWGWARGAPMTDLLELVDSGGRYGESLRQGLVDRVSRQLQLAFMVEVPADPSNRVTVSPDFTDALGNMRPVLTYDIPDYTMRGVAYARQLSKRIFARLGAEDHTAYNPNFWGYAVHDGEGYEIRGGNHLAGTHVMGHDPSASVVNADQRCWDYENLYMVGGGSMPTVGTSNVTLTVAALCLRSARGMLAQLDDETAPFHVTSHPRNAATMEEVAR